The following are encoded together in the Myxocyprinus asiaticus isolate MX2 ecotype Aquarium Trade chromosome 7, UBuf_Myxa_2, whole genome shotgun sequence genome:
- the LOC127444163 gene encoding zinc finger protein 260-like isoform X2, whose protein sequence is MKLFSPPVDLMCCKSVGTDLSMLDIDDLMTEISQLKKEVVLLEAKLRKRGDPLNGEELEKVSCQSSVCVTDGTATECQDSVWSIRDQRSEQRSRNTQDSELSLTLLCYTDTQESVCDSNEGDQTSTESLASVCNAGEQQMLQIPLKMCSVKLLDCRNLMEMRGETTAEEQHSDEEEEDDDDFIQLDKHDKDEDDNDFVPSGDPGRFNCQEIEARAGSTRARQCNFKTEFETRKMLPPEAVYGDKGSSSDGETASTPKEHLAAQSLSCITCEKTFSSKGHLARHERRHTEQKFFKCRRCGSSFSTAEEKKLHSEVHRGKGFRCEQCGKVFFVPSLLKVHMKTHSDEKPFHCSECDKCFKTKGSLVIHERTHTGEKPYKCPHCEKRFTYGNYLKIHVRSHTKERPYQCSECGKTFAGSYSLKSHQKIHSEEKPYQCSHCDKCFRQKSHLRLHERMHSGEKPYLCSHCGKSFSGPSHLQLHVRVHTGEKPYNCSVCGKSFSKYGVFVNHQRTHTGERPYKCTQCDKKFARSDVLKTHLRMHTGEKPYSCSICGEGFAYLGSFNIHKKKHAKEQPALESL, encoded by the exons ATGAAGCTCTTTAGTCCACCG GTGGATCTGATgtgctgtaaatcagtaggaactgatctgtccatgctggatattgatgatttgatgacagaaatctctcagctgaagaaagaggtggtGTTACTGGAGGCAAAGCTGAGGAAAAGAGGAGATCCACTGAATGGAGAG gagctggagaaggtttcctgtcaatcttcagtgtgtgtgactgatgggaccgccacagaatgtcaggattcagtgtggagcaTCAGAGATCAGAgatctgaacagagatccagaaaCACACAGGACTCAGAACTCAGCCTCACTTTACTCTGTTATACTGACactcaggagagtgtgtgtgacagtaatgagggtgatcaaacctccacagagtctctggcttctgtctgtaatgctggagaacagcagatgctgcagataccattgaagatgtgttcagtgaagctgctggactgcaggaacctgatggagatgagaggagaaaccacagcagaggaacagCACAGTGatgaagaagaggaggatgatgatgattttattcAACTTGACAAACATGATAAAGATGAGGATGATAATGATTTTGTTCCTTCAG gcgatccaggccgttttaACTGTCAAGAGATTGAGGCTCGTGCTGGATCCACAAGAGCACGTCAGTGCAACTTCAAGACTGAGtttgaaaccaggaaaatgctgcctccggaggctgtatatggag ACAAAGGTTCATCTTCTGATGGAGAAACGGCTTCTACACCAAAAGAGCATCTGGCAGCACAGAGTCTTTCCTGCATCACCTGTGAGAAGACATTCAGCTCAAAGGGACATCTAGCAAGACATGAAAGAAGACACACAGAACAGAAATTCTTCAAATGCAGGAGATGTGGGAGCAGCTTTTCTACCGCAGAAGAGAAGAAACTCCATTCAGAAGTGCATAGAGGAAAGGGGTTCCGCTGTGAGCAATGTGGGAAGGTTTTTTTTGTTCCTTCTCTTCTAAAAGTTCACATGAAGACACACAGTGACGAAAAGCCTTTCCACTGCAGTGAGTGtgacaagtgtttcaaaactaaaGGAAGTCTTGTTATACATGAGAGAacacacactggagagaagccgtacaagtgtcctcactgtgagaagAGATTCACCTACGGAAACTATCTGAAGATACATGTCCGTTCGCACACCAAAGAGAGGCCGTATCAGTGCAGTGAATGTGGGAAAACCTTTGCAGGGTCATATAGTCTAAAGTCACATCAGAAAATACACTCTGAAGAAAAACCCTATCAATGCTCACACTGTGATAAATGTTTCCGTCAGAAATCTCATCTGAGACTCCATGAGAGAATGCactctggagagaaaccttacctcTGCTCTCACTGTGGAAAGAGCTTTTCTGGTCCAAGTCATCTCCAACTACATGTGAGAGTGCACACAGGAGAAAAGCCTTATAACTGCAGTgtttgtgggaagagtttcagtaAATATGGTGTCTTTGTAAATCACCAGAGAACACACACTGGAGAAAGGCCTTACAAATGCACTCAGTGTGACAAAAAGTTTGCTCGATCGGATGTCCTGAAAACCCATCTGAGAATGCAtacaggagagaaaccttacagctGCTCTATCTGCGGGGAGGGATTCGCTTATTTAGGAAGTTTTAATATTCATAAAAAGAAACACGCTAAAGAACAACCTGCCCTGGAATCATTATAG
- the LOC127444163 gene encoding zinc finger protein 260-like isoform X1 — translation MLNMSLQVDLMCCKSVGTDLSMLDIDDLMTEISQLKKEVVLLEAKLRKRGDPLNGEELEKVSCQSSVCVTDGTATECQDSVWSIRDQRSEQRSRNTQDSELSLTLLCYTDTQESVCDSNEGDQTSTESLASVCNAGEQQMLQIPLKMCSVKLLDCRNLMEMRGETTAEEQHSDEEEEDDDDFIQLDKHDKDEDDNDFVPSGDPGRFNCQEIEARAGSTRARQCNFKTEFETRKMLPPEAVYGDKGSSSDGETASTPKEHLAAQSLSCITCEKTFSSKGHLARHERRHTEQKFFKCRRCGSSFSTAEEKKLHSEVHRGKGFRCEQCGKVFFVPSLLKVHMKTHSDEKPFHCSECDKCFKTKGSLVIHERTHTGEKPYKCPHCEKRFTYGNYLKIHVRSHTKERPYQCSECGKTFAGSYSLKSHQKIHSEEKPYQCSHCDKCFRQKSHLRLHERMHSGEKPYLCSHCGKSFSGPSHLQLHVRVHTGEKPYNCSVCGKSFSKYGVFVNHQRTHTGERPYKCTQCDKKFARSDVLKTHLRMHTGEKPYSCSICGEGFAYLGSFNIHKKKHAKEQPALESL, via the exons GTGGATCTGATgtgctgtaaatcagtaggaactgatctgtccatgctggatattgatgatttgatgacagaaatctctcagctgaagaaagaggtggtGTTACTGGAGGCAAAGCTGAGGAAAAGAGGAGATCCACTGAATGGAGAG gagctggagaaggtttcctgtcaatcttcagtgtgtgtgactgatgggaccgccacagaatgtcaggattcagtgtggagcaTCAGAGATCAGAgatctgaacagagatccagaaaCACACAGGACTCAGAACTCAGCCTCACTTTACTCTGTTATACTGACactcaggagagtgtgtgtgacagtaatgagggtgatcaaacctccacagagtctctggcttctgtctgtaatgctggagaacagcagatgctgcagataccattgaagatgtgttcagtgaagctgctggactgcaggaacctgatggagatgagaggagaaaccacagcagaggaacagCACAGTGatgaagaagaggaggatgatgatgattttattcAACTTGACAAACATGATAAAGATGAGGATGATAATGATTTTGTTCCTTCAG gcgatccaggccgttttaACTGTCAAGAGATTGAGGCTCGTGCTGGATCCACAAGAGCACGTCAGTGCAACTTCAAGACTGAGtttgaaaccaggaaaatgctgcctccggaggctgtatatggag ACAAAGGTTCATCTTCTGATGGAGAAACGGCTTCTACACCAAAAGAGCATCTGGCAGCACAGAGTCTTTCCTGCATCACCTGTGAGAAGACATTCAGCTCAAAGGGACATCTAGCAAGACATGAAAGAAGACACACAGAACAGAAATTCTTCAAATGCAGGAGATGTGGGAGCAGCTTTTCTACCGCAGAAGAGAAGAAACTCCATTCAGAAGTGCATAGAGGAAAGGGGTTCCGCTGTGAGCAATGTGGGAAGGTTTTTTTTGTTCCTTCTCTTCTAAAAGTTCACATGAAGACACACAGTGACGAAAAGCCTTTCCACTGCAGTGAGTGtgacaagtgtttcaaaactaaaGGAAGTCTTGTTATACATGAGAGAacacacactggagagaagccgtacaagtgtcctcactgtgagaagAGATTCACCTACGGAAACTATCTGAAGATACATGTCCGTTCGCACACCAAAGAGAGGCCGTATCAGTGCAGTGAATGTGGGAAAACCTTTGCAGGGTCATATAGTCTAAAGTCACATCAGAAAATACACTCTGAAGAAAAACCCTATCAATGCTCACACTGTGATAAATGTTTCCGTCAGAAATCTCATCTGAGACTCCATGAGAGAATGCactctggagagaaaccttacctcTGCTCTCACTGTGGAAAGAGCTTTTCTGGTCCAAGTCATCTCCAACTACATGTGAGAGTGCACACAGGAGAAAAGCCTTATAACTGCAGTgtttgtgggaagagtttcagtaAATATGGTGTCTTTGTAAATCACCAGAGAACACACACTGGAGAAAGGCCTTACAAATGCACTCAGTGTGACAAAAAGTTTGCTCGATCGGATGTCCTGAAAACCCATCTGAGAATGCAtacaggagagaaaccttacagctGCTCTATCTGCGGGGAGGGATTCGCTTATTTAGGAAGTTTTAATATTCATAAAAAGAAACACGCTAAAGAACAACCTGCCCTGGAATCATTATAG